The following coding sequences are from one Musa acuminata AAA Group cultivar baxijiao chromosome BXJ1-6, Cavendish_Baxijiao_AAA, whole genome shotgun sequence window:
- the LOC103990169 gene encoding laccase-4, with the protein MGVVSSAVPVRTLLLAATILLASAELSSGATRHYKFDITLRNVTRLCKTKSIVTVNGEFPGPKIVAREGDRVVVKVVNHVENNITIHWHGIRQLHSGWADGPEHITQCAIQTGRSYVYNFTLAGQRGTFWWHAHASWLRATVYGALIILPKPGVPYPFPKPYNEVPIIFGEWFNADPEAVIAQALQTGAEPNVSDAYTIDGLPGRLYYCSGKDTFKLKVKPGKTYLLRLINAALNDELFFSIANHTVTVVETDANYVKPFDADTVLVTPGQTTNVLLHAKPTFPNAAFLFAARPYATGQGTFDNTTTAGVLEYPNPIGSGSTKLPLLRPALPSLNDTAYATNFSSKLRSLADARYPANVPRTVDRRFYFTVGLGADPCPANQTCQGPNGTKFAASINNVSFAFPSTALLQAHYLARSYGVYTTDFPNNPPSPFNYTGTAPNNTFVSHGTKVVVLPFNTSVEVVMQDTSILGAENHPMHLHGHNFYVVGTGFGNYDPMNDPPKFNLVDPVEKNTVGVPAGGWLAIRFLADNPGAWLMHCHIDVHLSWGLRMAWLVNDGALPTQKLPPPPSDLPRC; encoded by the exons ATGGGTGTTGTTTCTTCGGCAGTTCCTGTGAGAACTTTGCTTCTCGCGGCGACCATTTTGCTCGCGTCGGCAGAGCTCTCATCTGGTGCTACGAGGCATTACAAGTTCGAT ATAACACTGCGGAATGTGACGAGGCTGTGCAAGACGAAGAGCATTGTGACGGTGAACGGGGAGTTCCCGGGGCCAAAGATCGTCGCGAGAGAAGGTGATCGTGTTGTGGTTAAGGTGGTGAATCATGTTGAGAACAACATCACCATACACTG gcatggcataaggcAGCTGCACAGCGGATGGGCGGATGGCCCAGAACACATCACTCAGTGCGCCATCCAAACCGGGCGGAGCTACGTCTACAACTTCACCCTCGCAGGTCAGAGAGGCACGTTTTGGTGGCACGCACATGCCTCTTGGCTGAGGGCCACCGTCTATGGCGCTCTCATCATCCTCCCCAAGCCCGGCGTTCCTTACCCGTTTCCGAAACCGTACAACGAAGTCCCTATCATCTTCG GTGAGTGGTTTAATGCAGATCCAGAGGCTGTCATTGCCCAGGCTCTGCAGACTGGTGCAGAGCCAAATGTCTCTGACGCTTACACGATCGATGGTCTTCCCGGGCGCTTGTATTATTGCTCGGGAAAAG ATACGTTCAAACTGAAGGTGAAACCCGGGAAGACGTACCTACTTCGACTGATCAACGCTGCACTCAACGACGAGCTCTTCTTCAGCATCGCCAACCACACGGTCACCGTCGTCGAGACCGACGCCAATTACGTCAAGCCCTTCGACGCTGACACCGTCCTCGTCACGCCCGGCCAGACCACCAACGTCCTTTTGCACGCGAAGCCGACGTttcctaacgccgctttcctcttCGCGGCGCGGCCTTATGCCACCGGGCAAGGCACGTTCGACAACACCACCACCGCCGGCGTCCTCGAATACCCGAACCCGATCGGTTCCGGCAGCACGAAGCTGCCGCTCTTGAGGCCGGCGCTTCCATCTCTTAATGACACTGCTTACGCCACCAACTTCTCCAGCAAGCTTCGCAGCCTCGCGGATGCTCGGTATCCCGCCAACGTGCCGCGAACCGTCGACCGGCGATTCTACTTCACGGTCGGCCTCGGCGCCGACCCCTGCCCCGCGAACCAAACTTGCCAAGGCCCCAATGGCACCAAGTTTGCTGCGTCCATCAACAACGTCTCCTTTGCGTTCCCCTCCACCGCTCTGCTCCAGGCTCACTACTTGGCTCGGTCTTACGGGGTGTACACGACGGACTTCCCCAACAACCCTCCGTCTCCCTTCAACTACACGGGGACTGCCCCCAACAACACGTTCGTGAGCCATGGAACGAAGGTGGTGGTGCTGCCGTTCAACACCAGCGTGGAGGTGGTGATGCAGGACACCAGCATCCTAGGGGCGGAGAACCACCCGATGCACCTCCATGGCCACAACTTCTACGTGGTGGGGACAGGCTTCGGGAACTACGACCCGATGAACGACCCTCCCAAGTTCAATCTGGTCGACCCCGTGGAGAAGAACACCGTCGGCGTCCCGGCCGGCGGATGGCTCGCCATCCGCTTCCTTGCTGATAACCCTG GCGCATGGCTCATGCACTGCCATATCGACGTGCATCTCAGCTGGGGGTTGAGGATGGCGTGGCTGGTCAACGACGGGGCACTCCCCACCCAGAAGCTGCCCCCTCCGCCATCCGATCTCCCGAGATGTTGA
- the LOC135677277 gene encoding amino acid transporter AVT1C-like produces the protein MKTDEEMGPDRGVVFETDDEDNLAHQHGGSDCSPSSSSPSSASSYGDHIGGDPSSYQTTWPQSYRPSIDVFSSVPSPRVGFLAGSSLVRVGSSFLRASMVSTHEDELSFTKPFVSYDSVTDHDGPEAIPPPDVPMKSSFAFASYCELPPPHQCSAAQAVVNGINVLCGVGLLSTPYAVKEGGWLGMLLLFCLASISFYTGILLKRCLDSFPGLKTYPDIGHAAFGLSGRIFISIVLYLELYGCCVEYIILVSDSLTFIFPDASISFLGLDLSPHQLFALTTAIAVLPTVWLKNLSVLSYLSAAGVVATILVIICLLWGGVVDQIGFHPGGRALNLVDLPVALGLYGFGYSGHSVFPNIYSSMKRPSQFPTVLIICFVLCTIMYSAVAVAGYLMFGDSLKSQFTLNMPRQYLASKVAVWTTVINPLSKYALTMTPVALSLEELLPSTSQSNIVMLSLRTFLVLSTLVVALTLPFFGYVMALLGSVFTMLVALILPCSCYLSIKRRSVDFIQASVCVLIIVIGLVSSFIGSISSIKQMVNQ, from the exons ATGAAGACGGACGAAGAGATGGGGCCCGACAGGGGCGTGGTGTTCGAGACGGACGACGAGGACAACCTCGCCCACCAGCACGGTGGATCCGACTGCTCCCCATCGTCTTCCTCGCCCTCCTCGGCGTCCTCTTACGGCGATCACATTGGGGGAGATCCCAGTTCTTATCAGACCACCTGGCCTCAGAGCTACAG GCCATCGATCGACGTATTTAGCAGCGTGCCATCTCCGAGAGTTGGGTTCTTGGCAGGATCCAGTTTGGTCCGCGTGGGCAGCTCATTCCTGAGGGCTTCGATGGTTTCCACCCACGAAGACGAGCTATCCTTTACCAAACCCTTCGTGTCCTATGATTCGGTGACAGACCACGATGGACCTGAGGCAATTCCTCCTCCCGATGTTCCAATGAAAAGCTCCTTTGCTTTTGCTTCTTACTGTGAATTGCCTCCACCACATCAATGCTCTGCTGCTCAAGCAGTGGTCAATG GAATTAATGTTCTGTGTGGAGTGGGACTGCTATCGACACCGTATGCAGTCAAAGAAGGCGGATGGCTGGGCATGCTTTTGCTGTTTTGTCTGGCTTCCATCTCATTCTACACTGGTATTTTGCTAAAGAGATGTTTGGATAGCTTTCCCGGACTTAAGACTTATCCTGATATTGGACATGCGGCATTCGGCCTGTCTGGCCGCATATTTATATCA ATAGTACTCTACCTGGAACTTTAT GGGTGTTGTGTGGAGTACATAATTCTAGTGAGTGATAGCTTGACATTCATATTCCCAGATGCCAGCATAAGTTTCTTGGGACTTGATTTAAGCCCTCACCAGCTCTTTGCTCTGACAACAGCCATCGCAGTTCTTCCGACTGTCTGGCTGAAGAACCTGAGTGTGCTATCTTACCTTTCAG CTGCTGGGGTGGTTGCGACGATATTGGTCATAATCTGCTTGCTCTGGGGGGGTGTGGTAGATCAAATAGGATTCCATCCTGGTGGAAGGGCACTAAATCTGGTGGATCTTCCGGTTGCTCTTGGATTATATGGTTTTGGCTACTCTGGCCATTCGGTTTTCCCAAATATATATTCTTCCATGAAGAGACCATCTCAATTTCCGACTGTCCTCATAATCTG CTTCGTGTTGTGCACGATTATGTATTCTGCGGTAGCTGTGGCAGGGTATCTGATGTTTGGTGATTCTCTTAAGTCTCAGTTTACACTAAACATGCCTCGCCAATATTTGGCTTCAAAGGTTGCAGTATGGACTACG GTTATAAATCCACTCTCAAAATATGCATTGACTATGACTCCAGTCGCGCTGAGTCTGGAAGAGCTGCTGCCTTCAACTAGTCAATCCAATATAGTCATGCTCTCGCTCAGAACATTTCTGGTTCTCTCCACATTGGTTGTGGCACTTACGCTGCCATTCTTTG GATATGTGATGGCACTGCTTGGATCTGTTTTCACAATGCTAGTG GCTCTCATTTTACCCTGTTCGTGCTACCTCAGCATCAAGCGCAGATCTGTGGATTTTATACAG GCTTCAGTATGTGTTCTAATTATCGTGATCGGACTAGTAAGCTCCTTCATCGGCTCGATTTCCTCGATCAAGCAAATGGTCAATCAGTAA